A window from Candidatus Nitrospira neomarina encodes these proteins:
- a CDS encoding DUF4347 domain-containing protein, with protein MKALLALEPRILFDGAAFVTGAEVAQDQTTQDQPDPDINADTKNSSGENIATDHDAFWASGLSLATPADRREMVFIDTRVENYTALMDGIDPATEVILLDARRDGIEQIAEALKDRSDIDAIHLIGEGTESEMHLGTAFLTQEAISGRYANLFTQIGQSLSADADLLIYGCNFGRGQAGLSAMQTIAQLTGADIAASTDRTGHINEYANWQLEVSTGFIETSIVIGQATQDSWEGVLATFTVTTTADGGAGSLRQAILDANANSGTDSIIFVGSGTYLLTITGTGENSAVTGDLDITESLTITGNGVGNTIIDGGGIDRVFDVRSSSVATISNVTVQGGNSSSGGGISVDSGTNVTLSNVIVSGNTTSVGGGGISNKGTLTLTDTAISGNSAVWGGGIYNESGVVTLNRVTIGPGNTATNDGGGIYNFGVGAGLSLTNVTITGNSAGINGGGIWTNRTVDITNSTIASNTSGGGIYGSGAQGNVTLKNTILDNNIGGNANKAMTSLGNNIDSDGTAGLGDPLDGQDPMLAGLADNGGPTQTHALLVGSPGIDAGTAVGTPLTDQRGVSRVGNVDIGAFEFTSTNQAPVNVVPVAQTTNQDTTLVFSSGTSNQISISDPDAGTSEVEVTLSATNGTVTLAGTAGLTFSIGDGTGDTTMTFAGTVAAINTALNGLMFDPPTSYTGPASVDITTRDQGNSGAAPLDGDANITTKYTFDVDGTDAIGINDATLNNGAAIVTDGERGNVLSTDGINDYARVPAAATNGLAQFTFSFWVKTTESRTNATYYNRPTLFGMELAGFGNNDLALNTNNGFIGFWTGLAGAGDGNYLSTTTQINDNQWHQITVSNNGASASLYVDGVLETSLATGNGLANSAFFIGALNNSGAPGRYHSGFFDDVRIFNRSLTSQEANDLYSLSDTDNVAITVSVAPTLDLDANDSSGATGNDYQFTFTEGDGPTAIADTDTDVVDPDSTTFASVKLAVTGLLDGNAETLVLDGDTFALATANAGQDTTGGNYRVVIATGAGTASVTITKQGGGTFTEAETETLIEAVQYQHTDTSTPTDGNRLIDIIVNDGSADSAPARTTINVNPVNDQPTFAGLDNAPTFTEGGTPAVLDGNVTIADPELDAADNYNGATLTLVRNGGANAEDIFGGSGTLNSLTQSGSLVVGGTTIGTVTTNGGGTLVLTFNGNATTARVNSALQQLTYANNSFTPPASVQINFTINDGNSGGQGGGGALNGSGLVTVTILATNTAPAFSGLDNTPTFTEGGLPVVLDNNAIIADPELDAANNYNGATLTLVRYGGANAEDLFNGSGTLLPLIENGNVWIGITNIGTVTTNSGGTLVLTFNGNATTALVNSALQQLTYANNSPTPPANVQIDFTIDDGNAGAQGSGGALTGTGSITVGINAINTPPVAVLDVFVVNEGSTNTLNLAGNDIDLDDGLDLTSITIISGPTNGTISAINPDGTMDYLHNGSETLSDSFTYTINDLAGATSNTVTVSLNVTPVNDSPTLRNVPLALNPSTEDTGFPVGAVGTLVSSLVDLDTIPGGHDNVTDPDPGALTGMAVTQVDETNGSWLYSTDNGVNWLGLTGVNPNAARLLAADGATRLYFQPNPDFFGTVLSGITFRAWDQVNGSNGAIGDTTPPGGTSGFSTAQGTADITINPVGDPPIITSNGGGASATVTVLEGSTVVTDVNAGDADGDILTYSIIGGVDAARFSIDPSTGVLTFLTAPDFRTPGDVGSDNVYDVIVQASDGTAVDTQALAVTVTPANVAPPIFNPSPPDSPPSSDPPPRETGGEPAGDQAPVNGGSLDPGSPGQIAHGGQGFTTTGAREADTGNSPGQYDVSVKQEGEERIGPVEMMSDIMGFLQKPFDVTALKSEIQSLLHRSGFLQGLDRVRDDVQEVTASEKTSLASSIAVSTGLSIGYVVWLLRSGVLLTALLSSVPAWQFVNPLVVLDSAAKKNRQKGQKDVKDDSVESLFEESAAATGTSEAKTGDHTRHHRARWFRNRP; from the coding sequence ATGAAGGCACTGTTAGCGCTTGAACCCAGGATACTCTTTGATGGAGCCGCTTTCGTTACCGGGGCGGAAGTGGCTCAGGATCAGACCACCCAAGATCAACCTGACCCGGATATCAATGCAGATACAAAAAATAGTTCCGGTGAAAACATAGCCACTGATCATGACGCCTTCTGGGCGTCCGGTCTCTCACTGGCCACACCAGCGGATCGTCGGGAAATGGTCTTCATCGATACGCGTGTCGAAAATTACACAGCCCTCATGGACGGCATCGATCCGGCCACGGAAGTCATTCTCCTGGATGCGAGACGGGACGGGATTGAACAAATTGCAGAGGCGCTCAAGGACCGAAGTGATATCGATGCCATTCACCTTATTGGGGAAGGCACCGAGTCGGAGATGCATTTGGGAACAGCCTTCCTCACGCAAGAGGCCATCAGTGGCCGCTACGCCAACCTATTCACCCAGATTGGACAGAGTCTGTCTGCCGACGCCGATCTGTTGATCTATGGTTGCAACTTTGGCCGTGGTCAGGCCGGCCTATCCGCGATGCAAACCATAGCCCAACTCACGGGGGCGGATATTGCCGCAAGCACGGATCGAACGGGCCACATCAACGAATACGCCAACTGGCAACTGGAAGTCTCCACCGGGTTTATTGAAACATCAATCGTCATCGGCCAGGCCACCCAGGACTCCTGGGAAGGCGTGTTGGCCACTTTCACGGTAACAACGACGGCTGATGGCGGCGCCGGATCGCTGCGCCAGGCTATTCTCGATGCCAATGCCAACTCCGGCACCGACTCAATAATCTTTGTGGGAAGCGGGACCTATCTGCTCACCATTACCGGAACAGGCGAGAATTCCGCGGTCACGGGAGACCTGGACATCACGGAGAGTCTGACTATTACCGGCAACGGCGTCGGGAACACCATCATCGACGGCGGAGGGATCGACAGAGTTTTCGATGTCCGTTCCAGTTCCGTCGCCACCATATCGAACGTCACCGTTCAGGGCGGAAATTCTTCCTCAGGTGGAGGAATAAGTGTTGACAGCGGGACCAATGTGACGCTGTCAAACGTGATCGTGAGTGGGAATACCACGAGTGTTGGCGGAGGAGGAATATCTAACAAGGGAACTCTAACCCTTACGGACACCGCCATCAGCGGCAACTCTGCAGTCTGGGGCGGAGGTATTTACAATGAAAGTGGAGTCGTCACGCTTAACCGGGTGACCATCGGTCCCGGCAATACCGCCACCAACGATGGAGGTGGCATTTATAATTTTGGCGTCGGTGCCGGTTTATCCCTGACCAATGTGACGATCACCGGAAATTCAGCTGGAATAAATGGCGGGGGGATTTGGACAAACAGGACTGTCGATATCACCAACTCCACCATTGCTTCCAACACGAGTGGGGGTGGCATTTATGGATCGGGGGCTCAAGGTAACGTGACCCTCAAGAATACGATTCTGGACAATAATATCGGGGGAAACGCGAATAAAGCGATGACATCGCTTGGAAACAATATCGATAGCGACGGCACTGCAGGGTTAGGAGATCCGTTGGACGGCCAGGATCCCATGCTGGCAGGCTTGGCCGATAACGGGGGGCCTACGCAAACTCATGCTCTTCTGGTCGGCAGCCCGGGCATTGATGCCGGAACGGCCGTAGGTACACCCCTTACCGACCAGCGTGGAGTAAGCCGCGTCGGAAACGTCGACATCGGTGCATTTGAATTCACGTCGACCAACCAGGCACCGGTCAATGTGGTGCCCGTAGCTCAGACGACCAATCAAGACACCACGTTGGTGTTTTCCAGCGGTACCAGCAATCAGATCTCAATTTCGGACCCCGATGCCGGCACCAGTGAAGTAGAGGTGACATTGTCCGCCACCAATGGCACCGTGACCTTGGCTGGCACTGCGGGACTTACGTTCAGTATCGGTGATGGCACGGGGGATACAACCATGACCTTTGCCGGTACCGTCGCCGCCATCAATACCGCCTTGAATGGCCTGATGTTTGATCCCCCCACAAGCTACACCGGCCCTGCTAGTGTGGACATTACCACGCGGGATCAGGGCAATAGTGGCGCCGCTCCGCTCGATGGGGACGCCAACATCACGACGAAATACACCTTCGATGTCGATGGCACAGACGCGATCGGCATTAATGACGCCACGCTGAACAACGGTGCCGCCATTGTCACAGATGGCGAGCGCGGCAACGTCCTCAGCACCGATGGAATCAATGACTATGCGAGAGTTCCAGCCGCTGCCACGAACGGATTAGCGCAATTCACTTTCAGTTTCTGGGTGAAAACGACGGAGAGCCGAACGAACGCCACCTACTATAACCGTCCTACTCTTTTCGGGATGGAGCTCGCCGGGTTCGGCAACAACGACCTGGCGCTCAACACAAACAATGGCTTTATTGGTTTTTGGACGGGGCTGGCGGGGGCGGGGGACGGCAATTATCTCTCGACCACCACCCAAATCAACGACAACCAATGGCATCAGATCACGGTTTCCAACAATGGTGCCAGCGCTAGCCTATACGTAGACGGGGTGTTGGAGACCTCTCTGGCGACCGGAAATGGCCTGGCCAACTCCGCCTTCTTCATCGGGGCATTAAATAACAGTGGGGCTCCAGGACGCTACCACAGCGGATTTTTCGACGACGTTCGTATTTTCAATCGCTCGCTGACGTCTCAGGAAGCCAACGATCTTTATAGCCTGAGCGACACCGATAATGTGGCGATTACTGTTTCTGTTGCCCCCACGCTTGATCTGGATGCCAATGATAGTTCCGGGGCGACGGGCAATGACTACCAGTTCACCTTTACCGAAGGCGACGGCCCTACCGCTATCGCCGACACCGATACGGACGTGGTCGATCCCGACAGTACCACCTTCGCCTCGGTAAAACTGGCTGTCACCGGACTCCTGGACGGAAACGCCGAGACGCTTGTTCTCGATGGCGACACCTTTGCCCTGGCCACAGCAAATGCGGGACAAGACACCACCGGCGGCAACTATCGTGTCGTCATCGCGACTGGCGCCGGGACGGCCTCGGTCACCATCACCAAACAGGGCGGCGGCACATTTACTGAAGCCGAGACCGAAACCTTGATCGAGGCGGTGCAGTACCAGCACACGGATACCAGCACTCCCACCGACGGCAACCGGCTGATCGACATCATCGTCAATGACGGCTCCGCCGACAGCGCCCCAGCCCGCACGACCATTAACGTGAACCCCGTCAACGATCAACCAACTTTTGCCGGCCTGGACAACGCCCCCACATTTACCGAAGGCGGCACACCAGCGGTGCTTGATGGCAATGTCACGATTGCGGACCCGGAGTTGGATGCAGCCGACAATTACAACGGCGCTACCCTCACGTTGGTGCGCAACGGGGGAGCTAACGCGGAGGATATTTTCGGAGGTAGCGGCACCCTCAATTCTCTGACCCAAAGCGGATCCCTTGTGGTCGGAGGGACCACAATCGGCACAGTCACGACCAACGGTGGCGGCACACTTGTGCTCACCTTCAACGGGAATGCCACCACAGCCCGGGTCAACAGTGCACTCCAGCAACTCACCTATGCCAACAACAGCTTCACACCACCCGCCAGCGTCCAGATCAACTTCACAATTAACGATGGAAACAGCGGGGGTCAAGGTGGTGGCGGGGCCTTGAACGGTTCAGGCTTGGTCACGGTCACCATTCTCGCAACCAACACCGCGCCGGCCTTCAGTGGGCTGGACAACACCCCCACTTTTACGGAAGGCGGCCTCCCGGTGGTTCTTGATAATAACGCCATCATCGCCGATCCGGAACTGGATGCGGCCAATAACTACAACGGGGCCACCCTCACCCTGGTGCGCTACGGCGGCGCGAATGCGGAGGATCTCTTTAATGGCAGTGGCACCCTGCTACCGCTAATTGAAAATGGCAACGTTTGGATCGGTATTACCAATATCGGTACCGTCACCACCAACAGCGGGGGGACGCTCGTGCTCACCTTTAACGGCAACGCCACCACCGCTCTGGTGAACAGTGCGCTCCAGCAGCTCACCTATGCCAACAACAGCCCCACGCCCCCGGCCAACGTGCAAATCGATTTCACCATTGACGACGGCAACGCCGGCGCCCAGGGTAGCGGCGGCGCCCTTACGGGTACGGGTTCGATCACGGTCGGCATCAACGCAATCAACACTCCACCCGTCGCTGTGCTGGACGTCTTTGTGGTCAACGAAGGTTCGACCAACACCTTAAACCTTGCCGGCAATGACATCGATCTTGATGACGGCCTGGACCTGACCAGTATTACCATTATCTCCGGGCCTACCAACGGCACCATCTCCGCCATCAATCCCGATGGGACCATGGACTACCTCCACAATGGCTCCGAAACCCTCAGCGACAGTTTCACCTACACCATCAATGATCTGGCCGGGGCCACGTCCAATACCGTGACGGTGAGCTTGAATGTGACGCCGGTCAACGATTCGCCGACGCTACGAAACGTGCCGTTGGCGCTAAATCCGAGCACCGAAGATACCGGCTTCCCGGTTGGAGCCGTTGGCACGTTGGTTTCAAGCCTGGTGGATTTGGACACGATACCTGGCGGACACGACAACGTCACCGATCCGGATCCCGGCGCACTCACCGGAATGGCCGTGACTCAGGTCGACGAAACGAACGGCTCGTGGCTCTACAGTACGGATAACGGGGTGAACTGGTTGGGGCTAACCGGGGTCAACCCCAACGCAGCGCGTTTGTTGGCTGCTGATGGTGCAACCCGCCTCTATTTTCAGCCGAATCCAGACTTCTTTGGGACGGTCTTATCTGGGATTACCTTCCGAGCATGGGATCAGGTTAATGGGAGCAACGGGGCGATTGGCGATACGACACCGCCAGGGGGCACATCAGGATTCAGTACAGCGCAGGGCACCGCCGATATCACCATCAATCCGGTTGGCGATCCCCCCATCATCACCTCCAATGGAGGTGGCGCCAGCGCCACTGTGACCGTTCTTGAGGGGAGCACCGTGGTGACCGATGTGAATGCCGGCGATGCCGATGGGGATATTCTGACCTACAGCATTATTGGTGGTGTCGATGCTGCGCGCTTTAGCATCGATCCTTCCACCGGAGTGCTCACCTTCCTCACGGCGCCCGACTTCCGAACCCCGGGTGATGTGGGATCTGACAATGTCTATGACGTAATTGTCCAGGCCTCCGACGGTACCGCCGTCGATACACAAGCCCTTGCCGTCACCGTCACCCCGGCTAACGTCGCGCCTCCCATATTCAATCCCTCGCCGCCGGACTCCCCGCCTTCTTCAGATCCGCCACCGAGAGAGACCGGGGGAGAGCCAGCGGGGGACCAGGCTCCGGTCAATGGGGGCAGTCTTGATCCCGGCTCGCCCGGACAAATCGCTCACGGCGGACAGGGCTTCACAACCACTGGTGCCAGAGAGGCAGACACGGGGAATTCTCCGGGACAATACGATGTGTCCGTTAAGCAAGAGGGTGAAGAACGGATCGGACCCGTGGAGATGATGAGTGACATAATGGGGTTTCTACAGAAACCATTTGACGTCACAGCTCTTAAGAGTGAAATCCAGTCCTTACTGCACCGATCAGGATTCCTTCAGGGCCTCGATCGGGTCCGGGACGATGTTCAGGAGGTCACGGCATCCGAAAAGACCTCTTTGGCCTCCAGCATTGCCGTGTCCACAGGGCTATCGATCGGTTATGTCGTCTGGCTCCTTCGCAGTGGGGTGCTGTTGACGGCCCTGCTCTCTTCCGTGCCTGCCTGGCAGTTTGTGAATCCGCTGGTGGTGCTGGATTCGGCTGCGAAGAAGAACCGTCAAAAGGGGCAGAAAGATGTGAAAGACGATTCGGTTGAGTCCCTGTTTGAGGAATCCGCGGCAGCTACCGGAACATCTGAGGCAAAGACCGGAGACCACACCAGGCATCATCGAGCCCGGTGGTTCCGAAACAGACCATGA
- a CDS encoding TolC family protein → MTLHIQKFLVGVVVMGLVLLDSGCAVMPTPLTQEEIQQRVQEDLAQLTQYQEPVARPITLFEAMARALKYNLETRVQGLKEMVTHRQLDLAHYDMLPKVVADAAYNGRSNFAGASSRSLETGQQSLVSSTSSDKNIFTANLALSWDVLDFGLSYVRAEQAANDVLIAEEDKRRIANRVIQDVRSAFWKAVGAERALGRLAFLQDWVTQALGEVHLIRERALADPLTSLQYERELLSAQREIQQLYQELSLSRIHLAELMNLDPGEPYELAVPDHPPLVSKVSEKLEDLEYRALMNRPELRKVDYQKRINAKETKAAILELLPNLNVYMGGNYDSNNFLFHNNWLNYGAKVSWNLLNVFRHPVRLQVIDAQEKVLEMQSLALTMALMSQVHVSVAQYHAAMKDVTTGKRYLETQMAIAEQVQRAWSLNRLSEHLVIREKMQGLVAELRYESALAKLEMAYANVLAAIGEDPFPTDITGDGVEELAVALQERWEWLERPEVFAQIHPTDAQTQAPTTQSQGAGPQHQDTVGQSQEADALSQEPEAQYQEAGGLSQGPEVQSQETVAQSQETTTQPQETTTQPQETTTQPQERVNP, encoded by the coding sequence ATGACATTACACATTCAAAAATTTCTGGTCGGTGTGGTGGTGATGGGATTGGTCCTGCTGGACTCCGGCTGTGCTGTGATGCCCACTCCACTCACTCAGGAAGAAATTCAACAGCGGGTCCAAGAGGACCTGGCTCAACTCACGCAATATCAGGAACCCGTGGCTCGTCCCATTACGCTCTTTGAAGCGATGGCGCGGGCATTGAAATATAATTTGGAAACGCGTGTCCAGGGTTTAAAGGAAATGGTCACGCATCGGCAACTGGATCTGGCGCATTACGATATGCTGCCAAAAGTGGTGGCTGATGCGGCCTATAATGGACGCAGCAACTTTGCGGGAGCGAGCAGCCGGTCGTTAGAAACAGGCCAACAATCCCTCGTGTCCTCCACGTCTTCCGACAAGAATATCTTCACGGCCAATTTAGCCCTCAGCTGGGATGTGCTGGATTTCGGACTGTCGTATGTCCGGGCGGAACAAGCGGCCAACGACGTGCTTATTGCCGAAGAAGATAAACGTCGCATTGCCAATCGGGTTATTCAGGATGTCCGTTCAGCCTTTTGGAAGGCCGTGGGGGCGGAACGGGCATTGGGTCGCCTGGCGTTTCTTCAGGATTGGGTGACGCAAGCGCTGGGTGAAGTTCATCTGATCCGGGAGCGGGCCCTGGCGGATCCACTCACTTCACTACAATATGAGCGAGAACTCCTGAGCGCGCAACGGGAAATTCAACAGCTGTATCAGGAATTATCGCTATCCAGAATTCACCTCGCCGAACTCATGAACCTGGATCCCGGTGAGCCCTATGAACTGGCGGTGCCGGACCATCCACCCCTCGTGTCGAAGGTCTCTGAGAAGCTGGAAGATTTGGAATACCGGGCTCTCATGAATCGTCCGGAACTGCGAAAGGTCGACTACCAAAAACGCATTAACGCCAAAGAAACCAAAGCCGCCATCCTGGAATTGCTCCCCAACCTTAATGTGTATATGGGAGGCAATTACGATAGCAACAATTTTCTGTTTCATAATAATTGGCTGAATTACGGAGCCAAAGTCAGCTGGAATCTGTTGAATGTGTTCCGGCATCCTGTCCGCTTGCAGGTCATTGACGCCCAGGAGAAGGTGTTGGAGATGCAAAGCCTGGCGTTGACGATGGCTTTGATGAGTCAAGTCCATGTGTCGGTGGCGCAATATCATGCAGCCATGAAGGATGTGACCACCGGGAAGCGCTACCTCGAGACCCAAATGGCCATTGCCGAACAGGTCCAACGTGCCTGGTCCCTGAACCGGCTCAGTGAGCATCTGGTCATCCGGGAAAAAATGCAAGGCCTGGTAGCCGAATTACGGTATGAATCGGCACTGGCCAAATTGGAAATGGCCTATGCCAATGTGTTAGCCGCGATCGGAGAAGACCCCTTCCCCACGGACATCACGGGAGATGGTGTCGAAGAATTGGCCGTGGCCTTACAGGAACGTTGGGAATGGCTTGAACGCCCCGAGGTCTTCGCGCAGATTCATCCAACTGACGCCCAAACTCAAGCGCCAACCACCCAATCCCAAGGAGCCGGGCCTCAACACCAAGATACGGTCGGGCAATCCCAAGAGGCTGACGCGCTATCTCAAGAACCTGAGGCCCAATACCAAGAGGCTGGCGGGCTTTCTCAAGGACCTGAGGTTCAATCTCAAGAGACTGTCGCGCAATCACAAGAGACAACCACTCAACCTCAAGAGACAACCACTCAACCCCAAGAGACAACCACTCAACCCCAAGAGAGAGTTAATCCATGA